The Saxibacter everestensis genome has a window encoding:
- a CDS encoding phospholipase D-like domain-containing protein — MKPSIGRGSLSVAKRILWRTALAGAATQLTVIAGLIVGDAIKKRGRAKRSGFPRPGSFESTVAGSTTTVYTYGADLYEAMLTAIRQAERHIFLESYIWKGDELGQQFKDALAEAAERGVKVYVSYDGFANLVVRPDFFRFHPAIQVLRSPVVRPGILLANVRATGRDHRKVLVVDDEIGFIGGYNIGSIYATQWRDTHLKIVGPSAWELRQAFVSYWNTHRKKQQPRIPETSAGFWEPRVRSVTNSPASLVFPIRSVYLDAINRAGQRVFITTAYFIPDSQILEALIEAAGRGVDVRVLLPEASNHVVSDWLSRGFYTELLKAGVTILLYENAMVHAKSATIDGQWTTVGTANIDRLSLTGNYEINMEVYDVNLAKDMERIFEIDSGNSRVLTLEEWERRHLVARVSETILAPLRPLL, encoded by the coding sequence ATGAAACCCAGTATCGGACGCGGATCGCTGAGCGTTGCCAAAAGAATCCTCTGGCGCACCGCGCTCGCAGGTGCTGCGACGCAGCTGACCGTGATCGCCGGCCTGATCGTCGGCGATGCCATCAAGAAGCGCGGCCGGGCAAAGCGCTCCGGGTTTCCGCGACCCGGCAGCTTCGAAAGCACCGTCGCGGGTTCGACCACAACCGTCTACACATACGGCGCCGACCTCTATGAGGCCATGCTGACAGCGATCCGGCAGGCCGAACGCCACATCTTCCTGGAGAGCTACATCTGGAAGGGAGACGAACTCGGCCAGCAGTTCAAGGATGCCCTGGCCGAGGCTGCCGAGCGGGGCGTCAAGGTGTATGTGAGCTACGACGGGTTCGCGAACCTGGTTGTGCGGCCAGATTTCTTCAGGTTCCACCCCGCGATCCAAGTCTTGCGATCACCGGTAGTGCGGCCGGGGATTCTGCTCGCCAACGTGCGTGCCACCGGCCGGGATCACCGCAAAGTGCTTGTGGTCGACGACGAGATCGGGTTTATCGGCGGCTACAACATTGGCTCCATCTACGCTACCCAATGGCGTGACACGCATCTCAAGATCGTCGGTCCATCGGCCTGGGAACTACGCCAGGCTTTCGTCAGCTACTGGAACACCCACCGGAAGAAGCAGCAACCGAGAATCCCGGAGACCAGTGCCGGCTTCTGGGAACCGAGAGTACGCTCGGTCACCAACAGCCCTGCCAGCCTGGTGTTCCCGATCCGCAGTGTGTACCTCGATGCGATCAACCGCGCCGGGCAACGGGTCTTCATCACCACCGCCTATTTCATTCCGGACAGCCAGATCCTCGAGGCGCTGATCGAGGCCGCCGGCCGCGGAGTGGATGTGCGGGTGCTACTTCCCGAGGCCTCGAACCACGTTGTCTCGGACTGGCTCTCCCGCGGGTTCTACACCGAGTTATTGAAGGCCGGCGTGACCATCCTGCTCTACGAGAATGCCATGGTGCATGCCAAGTCCGCGACGATCGACGGCCAGTGGACGACCGTCGGCACAGCCAACATCGACCGGCTGAGCCTGACCGGCAACTACGAGATCAACATGGAAGTCTACGATGTGAACCTGGCCAAGGACATGGAGCGGATCTTCGAGATTGACAGCGGCAACAGCCGGGTTCTCACCCTCGAAGAGTGGGAGCGCCGCCACCTGGTCGCCAGGGTCAGCGAGACCATCCTGGCACCGCTTCGGCCGTTGCTCTGA
- the tgt gene encoding tRNA guanosine(34) transglycosylase Tgt, whose product MTTGDELGTEAAQTTNAVNSRSSAGFDIGTRLDGALGRTGVLRTAHGDIQTPAFIAVGTKATVKAVLPESMSELGAQAVLANAYHLYLQPGPELIDEAGGLGAFMNWPGPTFTDSGGFQVMSLGAGFKKVLAMDSAGVQSDDVIAAGKTRLAHVDDDGVTFKSHLDGSKHRFTPEVSMQVQHQIGADIMFAFDELTTLLNTRGYQESSLERTRLWAIRCIAEHQRLSEERSHRPYQALFGVLQGAQYEDLRRKAARDLGAMDFDGFGIGGALEKENLGTIVRWVNEELPENKPRHLLGISEPDDLFVAIENGADTFDCVSPSRVARNAAIYSKDGRFNVTGARYRRDFGPLDPECDCYTCANYSRAYLHHLFKAKEMVSSTLATIHNERFIVRLVDDIRLSIESGRFYEFKEDVLGRYYAAKR is encoded by the coding sequence ATGACGACGGGCGATGAGCTGGGCACGGAGGCTGCGCAAACAACGAACGCGGTGAACTCGCGGAGTTCGGCTGGTTTCGACATCGGCACCCGGCTCGACGGGGCGCTCGGCAGGACGGGCGTGCTGCGTACGGCACACGGCGACATCCAGACGCCGGCGTTCATTGCGGTCGGTACCAAGGCGACTGTGAAAGCAGTCCTGCCGGAAAGCATGTCCGAGCTGGGTGCCCAGGCGGTTCTTGCCAATGCGTACCACCTGTACCTGCAGCCTGGACCCGAGTTGATCGATGAGGCCGGCGGCCTGGGCGCGTTCATGAACTGGCCTGGTCCGACGTTCACGGATTCCGGCGGATTCCAGGTGATGTCACTTGGCGCCGGATTCAAGAAGGTCCTGGCGATGGACTCAGCAGGCGTGCAGTCCGACGACGTGATTGCCGCCGGGAAGACCCGGCTGGCGCACGTGGATGACGACGGCGTCACGTTCAAGTCGCACCTTGACGGCAGCAAGCACCGGTTCACCCCGGAGGTGTCGATGCAGGTACAGCACCAGATCGGTGCGGACATCATGTTCGCCTTCGACGAGCTCACGACGCTGTTGAACACCAGGGGCTACCAGGAGAGCTCACTGGAGCGAACCCGGCTGTGGGCCATCCGCTGTATAGCGGAACATCAACGGCTCAGCGAAGAGCGATCGCACCGTCCGTACCAGGCGCTGTTCGGCGTGCTCCAGGGCGCTCAGTACGAAGACCTGCGCCGGAAGGCAGCTCGGGATCTCGGTGCGATGGACTTTGATGGGTTCGGCATCGGCGGAGCCCTCGAGAAGGAAAATCTCGGCACTATCGTCCGCTGGGTCAACGAAGAGCTTCCCGAGAACAAGCCCCGCCATCTGCTCGGGATCAGCGAACCGGACGACCTTTTCGTCGCGATCGAGAACGGCGCCGACACCTTCGATTGCGTGTCGCCCTCGCGAGTGGCACGCAACGCGGCGATTTACTCCAAGGACGGCCGGTTCAATGTCACCGGTGCGCGCTATCGCCGGGACTTCGGACCGCTCGATCCGGAGTGTGATTGCTACACCTGCGCGAACTACTCCCGGGCGTACCTGCACCATCTCTTCAAGGCGAAGGAGATGGTGTCGTCGACGTTGGCGACGATCCATAACGAGAGGTTCATCGTCAGGCTGGTCGACGACATCCGGCTGAGCATCGAATCCGGGCGCTTCTACGAATTCAAGGAAGATGTTCTTGGCCGCTACTACGCGGCGAAGCGCTAG
- a CDS encoding YbaK/EbsC family protein, which translates to MHRNTQLVHDALEAHGIAPEILELGAGAHTAQAAADQLEIEIGAIANSLIFTADDHLILVMTSGAHRVDTKYLATAIGVRKVGRASAEQVRSATGQPIGGVAPTGHPGPVPTYIDSTLSRFPELWAGAGTPATMLRLTYPELVRLTNGTEVDVTNPEEE; encoded by the coding sequence ATGCACCGTAATACCCAGCTCGTTCACGACGCCCTCGAAGCCCACGGCATCGCCCCAGAGATCCTGGAACTCGGCGCTGGTGCGCATACCGCCCAGGCCGCGGCCGATCAGCTCGAGATCGAGATCGGCGCCATTGCCAACAGCCTGATCTTCACGGCAGATGACCATCTCATCCTGGTGATGACCTCAGGAGCACATCGCGTCGATACCAAATATCTGGCCACCGCCATCGGGGTGCGAAAAGTTGGCCGTGCCAGCGCGGAACAAGTACGCTCGGCAACCGGACAGCCGATCGGCGGTGTCGCCCCAACCGGGCACCCAGGCCCGGTTCCGACGTACATCGACAGCACGCTGAGCCGTTTTCCGGAGCTGTGGGCCGGCGCCGGAACGCCGGCCACAATGCTCCGGCTGACCTACCCAGAACTAGTACGCCTGACCAACGGAACCGAGGTCGACGTCACCAACCCGGAGGAAGAATGA
- a CDS encoding queuosine precursor transporter, with the protein MKPASGSPRAQFAKAREGYFAIIVAVFVAVLLISNIAATKLIAFGPIITDGGAFLFPLAYVLGDVLSEVYGFKTARKVILIGFSLLVVACLVFWLVQISPPAPDYQNQAAFEAVLGFVPRLALAGICGYVVGQLLNSWVLVRIKERTLEKKLWLRLLGSTGVGELADTIVFCTIAFYGVITGWTFVNYVVVGYVYKCLVEVAVLPITFWFIRVVKRREPSYGEVREPDGLRTGS; encoded by the coding sequence ATGAAACCCGCATCTGGAAGCCCTCGCGCGCAGTTCGCAAAAGCACGCGAGGGGTATTTCGCCATAATCGTCGCGGTTTTCGTAGCCGTGCTGCTGATCTCAAATATCGCCGCCACAAAACTCATCGCCTTCGGACCGATCATCACCGACGGCGGCGCCTTCCTCTTCCCGCTGGCATACGTTCTCGGTGACGTGCTCAGCGAGGTTTACGGCTTCAAGACCGCGCGCAAGGTCATCCTGATCGGCTTCTCACTGCTGGTCGTTGCCTGTCTGGTCTTCTGGCTGGTTCAGATTTCACCGCCCGCGCCGGACTATCAGAATCAGGCGGCCTTCGAGGCGGTCCTCGGGTTTGTCCCCCGCCTGGCACTGGCCGGCATCTGCGGCTATGTCGTCGGTCAGCTGCTCAACTCATGGGTTCTGGTCCGGATCAAGGAGCGCACGCTCGAGAAGAAGCTGTGGCTGCGACTGCTCGGCTCGACCGGGGTCGGCGAGCTGGCAGACACCATCGTCTTCTGCACGATCGCCTTCTACGGCGTGATAACCGGCTGGACGTTCGTGAATTATGTCGTCGTCGGCTACGTCTACAAATGCCTGGTCGAGGTCGCCGTGCTGCCGATCACTTTCTGGTTTATTCGCGTTGTGAAGCGTCGGGAGCCGAGCTACGGAGAGGTCCGTGAGCCGGACGGGCTCAGGACCGGGTCGTAG
- a CDS encoding NAD(P)/FAD-dependent oxidoreductase: protein MSASKQHVLILGGGYVGLYTAWGLQKQLASTSMRITLVEPNAYMTYQPLLPEVAGGEIEPRNVTVQLRKALPRVDLFRGKLQDLDCEQKTATLLSVDGESVRMDYDHVVFALGAITRTFPTPGLEENAVGFKTVEECVYLRNRVLDSIALAASTTDPAERAKALSFVFIGGGYTGVEAIAELSDLAKIALRSYPGVSESDMHWVLLEALDRVAVEVGPQLSKWTLQHLRKRGIDVRLETTMKSCIDGQVVLSDGDSFAAGTIVWTAGMKPNPVLDATNVPRGPKGHVNANARLQVITDDGDVVDGAWAAGDNAQVPDLTAEKQPAYYPPNAQNAVRQAKLLAKNIVAAIRDDEVVEYRHKSLGTLASYGVGKGAAVVLGVRLRGLPAWIADRAYHGLAMPTYARKARIFAGWLINQFTPRDITPMTATEHPRRAFVSGMNAQGQVGSSDKASAGKSDDSST from the coding sequence ATGTCAGCCTCGAAACAGCACGTGCTCATCCTCGGCGGCGGTTACGTCGGCCTGTACACGGCATGGGGGCTGCAGAAACAGCTGGCCTCGACCTCGATGAGAATCACCCTGGTCGAACCCAATGCCTACATGACGTACCAGCCGCTGTTGCCGGAGGTCGCCGGAGGGGAGATCGAGCCACGGAACGTGACGGTTCAGTTGCGCAAGGCTCTCCCCCGGGTCGACCTGTTCCGCGGCAAGCTGCAGGACCTGGACTGCGAGCAGAAGACGGCGACCCTGCTGTCAGTCGACGGTGAATCTGTTCGAATGGATTACGACCATGTCGTCTTCGCTCTCGGAGCGATCACTCGCACCTTCCCGACCCCGGGGCTGGAGGAGAACGCGGTTGGCTTCAAGACGGTCGAGGAGTGTGTCTACCTGCGCAATCGGGTGCTGGACAGCATCGCGCTTGCGGCGTCCACGACAGATCCTGCCGAGCGAGCCAAGGCACTGAGTTTCGTTTTCATCGGTGGCGGCTACACCGGGGTCGAGGCGATAGCCGAACTCTCCGATCTGGCGAAGATCGCGCTTCGCAGCTACCCGGGTGTCAGCGAGTCCGATATGCACTGGGTGCTGCTCGAGGCGCTGGACCGGGTCGCAGTCGAGGTCGGCCCGCAGCTGTCGAAATGGACCTTGCAGCACCTGCGTAAGCGCGGCATCGACGTCCGGCTCGAGACCACGATGAAATCGTGCATCGACGGCCAGGTCGTGCTTAGCGACGGAGACAGCTTCGCCGCCGGGACCATTGTCTGGACTGCAGGGATGAAACCGAATCCGGTGCTGGATGCCACGAATGTGCCGCGCGGGCCCAAGGGCCACGTCAACGCGAATGCCCGGCTCCAGGTGATAACGGACGACGGCGATGTCGTTGACGGCGCGTGGGCGGCCGGCGACAATGCGCAGGTTCCGGACCTTACGGCTGAGAAGCAGCCGGCTTATTACCCGCCGAACGCGCAGAACGCGGTGCGGCAGGCGAAACTTCTGGCCAAGAACATCGTGGCCGCAATCCGGGATGACGAGGTGGTCGAATACCGGCACAAGTCGCTCGGCACCCTGGCAAGTTACGGCGTGGGCAAGGGCGCTGCCGTCGTCCTTGGGGTTCGACTGCGCGGGCTACCGGCCTGGATCGCGGACCGCGCCTACCACGGCTTGGCGATGCCGACCTATGCCCGAAAGGCACGAATCTTCGCCGGCTGGCTGATCAACCAGTTCACGCCGCGGGACATCACGCCGATGACGGCGACCGAGCACCCGCGACGTGCCTTCGTCAGCGGCATGAATGCCCAGGGTCAGGTCGGTAGCAGCGACAAGGCCAGCGCCGGCAAGTCCGACGACTCGAGCACCTAG
- a CDS encoding low temperature requirement protein A, with protein sequence MAYPTAPRPRFRLTPMRPRDPNEPGRTASTLELFFDLVFVVAVSAAAVQLHHALTEDHVVDGLISYAMVFFGIWWAWMNFTWFATSFSTDDWLYRVLTFIQMGGVLVLAAGIEPVFVDRDFTVLILAYVVMRVAMIAQWLRASRRAGRSRRATQSYAIGIGIVQILWLFQLTLSGPLAITTLILLIAAELAVPIVAERRGLTPWHPHHITERYGLFTLILLGESLLATANAIIEALHDDGALGPLISISILTLVVTAALWWIYFWPPHHEAIGSFGDSLRYGYVHYFVFAAAGALSAGIEVQIDVLTGESKLSEVAASFTVTVPIAIFVLGIWWIALRDNADRIVNTVVPLGAVLVLLDTFFPTPVTVTALIMVLVVVVLVLRDPTPRAGRLV encoded by the coding sequence ATGGCGTATCCCACTGCACCGCGTCCGCGATTCCGCTTGACCCCGATGCGCCCACGCGATCCGAACGAGCCGGGCCGGACCGCTTCGACCCTCGAGCTGTTCTTCGACCTGGTTTTCGTCGTCGCCGTCAGCGCCGCGGCGGTGCAGCTCCACCATGCGCTCACCGAGGACCACGTCGTCGACGGCCTGATCAGCTATGCCATGGTGTTCTTCGGCATCTGGTGGGCCTGGATGAACTTCACCTGGTTCGCCACGTCCTTCTCCACCGACGACTGGCTCTACCGGGTGCTCACCTTCATCCAGATGGGTGGGGTTCTGGTACTGGCTGCCGGTATCGAGCCGGTGTTCGTAGACCGCGACTTCACGGTGCTCATCCTCGCCTACGTCGTGATGCGGGTGGCGATGATCGCCCAGTGGCTGCGGGCCTCGCGCCGCGCCGGCCGGAGCCGCCGTGCCACCCAGAGCTACGCGATCGGCATCGGCATCGTGCAGATCCTCTGGTTGTTTCAGCTCACCCTGTCCGGCCCCCTGGCTATCACGACGCTGATTTTGCTCATTGCCGCCGAACTCGCGGTCCCGATCGTCGCCGAACGCCGGGGATTGACTCCTTGGCACCCGCACCACATCACCGAACGCTATGGTCTGTTCACTCTCATCCTGCTCGGTGAGAGCCTGCTGGCGACGGCCAATGCGATCATCGAGGCGCTCCATGATGACGGTGCCCTCGGCCCGCTCATCTCGATCTCAATCCTCACCCTCGTCGTCACGGCAGCACTATGGTGGATCTACTTCTGGCCGCCGCATCACGAGGCCATAGGTTCGTTCGGCGACTCGCTGCGCTACGGCTATGTGCACTACTTCGTCTTTGCCGCGGCCGGTGCTCTTTCTGCCGGCATCGAGGTCCAGATCGACGTACTCACCGGAGAAAGCAAGCTCAGCGAGGTTGCGGCGTCGTTCACCGTTACCGTCCCGATCGCAATCTTCGTGCTCGGAATCTGGTGGATCGCCCTGCGGGATAACGCGGACCGCATCGTCAACACCGTCGTCCCCCTCGGCGCGGTCCTCGTCCTGTTAGACACATTCTTTCCGACCCCCGTCACGGTCACCGCCCTGATCATGGTCCTCGTCGTTGTCGTCCTGGTGCTTCGAGACCCCACGCCCAGGGCAGGCCGATTAGTTTGA